One segment of Theobroma cacao cultivar B97-61/B2 chromosome 9, Criollo_cocoa_genome_V2, whole genome shotgun sequence DNA contains the following:
- the LOC18589862 gene encoding uncharacterized protein LOC18589862 — MERISMGTTITRRAKWQYPPAQPTPRILHLPRRPRRKAPKPSPSKLPSAQKERKGKLESLFDQERSFTRGVVPVVLVSPRESDAERRRERVEEEKRENSAVVLVEEEKWRFQAEMLRAECNLLRMEREIAVKKMERRRVQMERTLKSAVQTLLSGRKSIYEGKNVSLVLEEQINDLVEKLEKMQKRSGIKDLDVKKCSNFDKQASFLQRRLEKFGGISDEEICVKEIREMAEASLSVKVSSEADENFVSNRSSNVEILRRRMEGLSKGILLERMKEEYGSMLSTANSSATSSASSSKRIDFSDLSLSPIQQSYKESMPHEARVCSGHCKAIVQGIVEEVRAETEQWSQMQEMLGQVRDEMEELQASRDFWEDRALDSDYQIQSLQSAVKEWRQKALSSEAKANELQEQISVLNEEIERLRKERERKIVRARNRSPINQEAQNETEKRILVCHLKENRCANDDGCNQKELVRDGRRKTQTCTAGLLPRRSPLREIGNISALMKQHGEGILPLFCLHKEEMKRSF; from the exons ATGGAGAGAATATCAATGGGAACAACTATAACAAGAAGGGCAAAATGGCAATACCCTCCAGCACAACCGACGCCAAGAATCCTTCATTTGCCACGCAGGCCTAGAAGGAAAGCTCCAAAGCCAAGTCCTTCTAAACTGCCCAGTGCgcaaaaggagagaaaagggaAGCTGGAGAGCTTGTTTGATCAAGAAAGGTCTTTTACAAGAGGGGTTGTTCCAGTGGTGCTGGTGAGTCCAAGAGAGAGTGATGCAGAGaggaggagagagagagtggaggaggagaagagagaaaatagtgCTGTAGTTTTGGTTGAAGAAGAGAAGTGGAGGTTCCAAGCTGAGATGTTGAGAGCAGAATGTAATTTGTTGAGGATGGAAAGAGAGATTGCTGTTAAGAAGATGGAGAGAAGAAGGGTGCAGATGGAGAGGACCTTGAAATCTGCTGTCCAGACTTTGCTTTCT GGAAGAAAGAGTATTTATGAAGGAAAAAATGTGAGCTTGGTATTGGAGGAGCAGATCAATGATTTGGTGGAGAAATTAGAAAAGATGCAAAAGAGATCAGGAATAAAAGACTTGGACGTTAAAAAATGTAGTAATTTTGATAAGCAAGCATCTTTTCTCCAAAGGAGGCTAGAGAAGTTTGGAGGAATCTCTGATGAAGAAATATGTGTGAAGGAGATTCGAGAGATGGCAGAAGCAAGCTTGTCAGTCAAAGTCAGTAGCGAAGCAGATGAGAACTTTGTTTCAAATCGCAGCAGCAAT GTGGAAATTTTGAGAAGAAGGATGGAGGGATTGTCAAAGGGGATTCTGTTGGAGAGAATGAAGGAGGAATATGGTTCAATGCTCTCCACAGCTAACAGTTCTGCTACCAGTTCTGCCTCCAGTTCAAAGAGGATCGATTTTTCTGATTTATCCTTGTCACCAATACAGCAATCATACAAG GAGTCAATGCCCCATGAGGCAAGAGTGTGTTCAGGACATTGCAAGGCCATAGTGCAGGGGATTGTAGAGGAAGTTCGTGCTGAGACTGAACAATGGTCCCAGATGCAGGAAATGCTGGGGCAGGTAAGGGATGAGATGGAAGAATTGCAGGCATCTCGAGATTTTTGGGAAGATCGAGCACTTGATTCAGACTATCAGATTCAATCCCTGCAATCTGCT GTGAAAGAATGGAGACAGAAAGCTCTCTCATCTGAAGCAAAGGCTAATGAGCTACAAGAACAAATATCTGTGCTTAATGAAGAGATTGAGAGATTGCggaaggaaagagagagaaaaatagtGAGGGCCAGAAATAGGTCACCAATTAACCAAGAAGCACAAAATGAAACAGAGAAGCGGATACTTGTGTGTCACTTGAAGGAAAACCGTTGTGCGAATGATGATGGTTGCAATCAGAAGGAGCTCGTaagagatggaagaagaaagacGCAGACATGCACTGCTGGACTTCTCCCCAGACGCTCACCCCTCAGAGAAATTGGCAATATCTCAGCACTGATGAAGCAGCATGGTGAAGGAATCTTGCCATTGTTTTGCCTTCATAAAGAGGAAATGAAACGTTCATTTTAG